From Sporolactobacillus pectinivorans:
AATAAAGTCCCGCTATTATGGTGAAAAGCAGGTCTACTTTATCGGTGGTGGAATCGCCAGTTTAGCGGGTGCTGCTTTTTTAGTTCGTGATGCTCATTTCGATGGCCACAACATTCATGTTATTGAAGGGATGCCTGTTTTAGGCGGAAGTAATGATGGTGCCGGTTCTGCAGCGCAGGGCTTTGTCTGCCGTGGCGGCCGAATGTTAAATGAAGAAACCTATGAAAATTTCTGGGATTTATTTAAAAGTATCCCCTCTTTGGCTATGCCGGGTAAAAGTGTAACGGAGGAAATTTTAAACTTTGACCACCTGCACCCCACACATGCCCAGGCACGTTTAATTGATAAAGAACGCAATATTTTAGACGCCCATTCAATGGGATTCGATAACGATGATCGTATCGCGATGATCAGACTATTAGCGACAAAAGAAAACAAGCTGGATAATTTAACGATTCAGGATTGGTTTGGCCCGCATTTCTTTGAAACAAACTTTTGGTATATGTGGCAAACGACCTTTGCTTTTCAAAAATGGAGCAGCCTGTTCGAACTACGGCGTTACATGAATCGCATGATTCTGGAATTCTCGCGCATTGATACGCTGGAAGGAGTCACTAGAACACCCTACAATCAGTATGAAAGCCTTATCCTGCCACTCAAAGCTTATCTTGATAAATATGGCGTTGATTTTTCCATTAACCGGACGGTAACAGATGTTGATTTTAAAGATGATGATACGATTACTGCCACTGCGTTACACTTTGACGATGGCTCTTCTCTGAAGTTAAAGGAAGGCGATATCGTGATCATGACCAATGCCTGCATGACCGATAGCGCCACTTTGGGAGATTGGGATGTACCTGCCCCAATACCTGAAGAACGTCCCATTTCAGGCGAACTATGGTATAAAATTGCTCACAAGAAAGCAAACTTGGGAAATCCGGAACCATTCTTTACACATGAAAAGGAAACAAACTGGGAGAGCTTCACGGTTACATGTAAAGGCAGCAAGCTTTTAAAACGTATTGAAAAATTTACTGACAATATTCCCGGCAGCGGCGCGCTGATGACTTTCAAGGATTCGAACTGGTTAATGAACATCGTGATTGCCGCTCAGCCTCACTTCAAGGCGCAAGATGCAGACACAACCATCTTTTGGGGATATGGATTGTATACGGACCGCGTTGGAGACTATGTGAAGAAACCTATGAAGGAGTGCAGTGGTGAAGAAATCCTTTATGAACTGATCTGTCATTTGAAATGGGAAGAGGACTGGAATGAAATAAAGGAAGAGGTCGTTAACGTCATCCCGTGCTATATGCCTTATATTGATGCACAATTTCAGCCAAGAGCCATGTCTGATCGCCCGTCTGTTGTTCCAGAGGGAAGCACTAATTTTGCCATGATCAGCCAATTTGTTGAAATACCAAAGGACATGGTTTTTACAGAAGAGTATTCTGTCCGCGCTGCGCGCATTGCGGTATACAGTCTGTTTCATATTGACAAAGAAATTTGTCACGTAACACCCTATAATCGGAGTCCGAAAGTGCTGGCAAAAGCCATACAAACAATGTATCGATAAATCTTGCAAAGTCTTCAAGCTTCGCTCAGTCAGGTAGCTTCATTACTGCCGCTGAAAGACCTTAATTCAAAGTATCACGAATTTTTTAATTCAGTGATGCAAAAAATCCCCCTGGATTGTCATGCACCCCGATTATTGGATTTTGATGTCCAACATTTTGGGATCAGCACAGATCTGGGGAAATTTTTTAGTTTCTAGCCTT
This genomic window contains:
- a CDS encoding oleate hydratase encodes the protein MVKKRTGILAAGAAVIGITYAAKKWQQSIKSMKEKTADEEIKSRYYGEKQVYFIGGGIASLAGAAFLVRDAHFDGHNIHVIEGMPVLGGSNDGAGSAAQGFVCRGGRMLNEETYENFWDLFKSIPSLAMPGKSVTEEILNFDHLHPTHAQARLIDKERNILDAHSMGFDNDDRIAMIRLLATKENKLDNLTIQDWFGPHFFETNFWYMWQTTFAFQKWSSLFELRRYMNRMILEFSRIDTLEGVTRTPYNQYESLILPLKAYLDKYGVDFSINRTVTDVDFKDDDTITATALHFDDGSSLKLKEGDIVIMTNACMTDSATLGDWDVPAPIPEERPISGELWYKIAHKKANLGNPEPFFTHEKETNWESFTVTCKGSKLLKRIEKFTDNIPGSGALMTFKDSNWLMNIVIAAQPHFKAQDADTTIFWGYGLYTDRVGDYVKKPMKECSGEEILYELICHLKWEEDWNEIKEEVVNVIPCYMPYIDAQFQPRAMSDRPSVVPEGSTNFAMISQFVEIPKDMVFTEEYSVRAARIAVYSLFHIDKEICHVTPYNRSPKVLAKAIQTMYR